One Rhodothermales bacterium genomic window, CGACGACGCCCTGCTTGAAGAACGGGTTTCGCTTCTCGTTGGTGGCAGAAACGCCGGCAACGTCGGAGACGCTGTCGTCATCGTTGTTAAATAGATAACCGTTGCTCTCGCGAATCTTCACGGCTACATTGCCTGCGCTGTAAGCGAGGGCTCTGATGCCGGCGCCTACGGTGGAAGCAGCAGAGGTAGCTGAGACATCGGTGCTAGTCTTGACAACATCAAAGACGTTGACTCCTCGGTTGCTGCCCTGGTAACCGTCAATGATCCAGAATTTAATGTAGGTCACGGCTCTTGTTTCCCTGACAGGACACCCCTCCGTTAGGAGGGATCGGTCAAAGTCAGGTCAACCGCAACCAGAAGTGGCAAAGCAACATCTCGTCTGTAGGTTCGCCGTGTGATCGTTCGGACGGCGGTGATGATGAGATTCTCTTGACAGCTTGATCAGACAGGCTCCATGTTCAGGTAATGGCGTCCGGTGGCCCATTCCTCGTCGATCTCGGAGAGGATCGCCTGTCGAGGCGTTCGACGGAGGCCGGCAAAGCAACTTTCACCGTGCCGGACCTTCTCGTATCGGGCGTCCAGGATGAGGTAAGTGACCTGGCCGATCTCGCGTGCCCGCCACGCCTGCAGCTCCTCGTCAAGCTCCTGCGCGGCTCGACTGACCTGGCTGCTGGAGACGTCGAGGCCGCAGAGCTCGC contains:
- a CDS encoding transposase — its product is MRELCGLDVSSSQVSRAAQELDEELQAWRAREIGQVTYLILDARYEKVRHGESCFAGLRRTPRQAILSEIDEEWATGRHYLNMEPV